A genomic window from Desulfonatronovibrio magnus includes:
- a CDS encoding tetratricopeptide repeat protein → MCQIALLKNDSPATVNVSETISVSEKDEPLSDMMDQDEDEELLIAGIDPVNESRVIPANNNDYTPLTVEQFSEKKPVVDASSDLSVQARPAVLPAAKTDREFKSSSQFPDDLGHFVLDTELVDHFSRQAERNRRAMALNKNIESAFASGDYNAFVRYLTMLNEILPEQSPLILKWEGILAMQQENYEQARDKFTAVLNRAPEDHIARANLALALVRLDQKAQARVLLAQLKIQVPDNPLVQTLSRVLQ, encoded by the coding sequence TTGTGTCAGATCGCGTTGTTGAAAAATGACTCTCCGGCTACTGTCAATGTTTCTGAAACTATTTCAGTGTCTGAAAAAGATGAACCTCTTTCCGACATGATGGATCAGGATGAAGATGAAGAACTTCTAATTGCAGGCATTGATCCCGTTAATGAATCAAGAGTTATACCTGCAAACAACAATGATTACACGCCTTTAACTGTTGAGCAGTTTTCCGAAAAAAAGCCTGTTGTTGACGCGTCATCAGATCTTTCAGTGCAAGCCAGGCCTGCGGTGCTGCCTGCAGCAAAAACTGACAGGGAATTCAAGTCTTCTTCACAATTTCCCGATGATCTTGGCCATTTTGTCCTGGATACTGAACTTGTTGACCATTTTTCCAGGCAGGCAGAGCGCAACCGCAGAGCCATGGCTTTGAACAAAAATATTGAATCAGCATTTGCTTCTGGAGACTATAATGCCTTTGTCCGCTATCTGACTATGCTTAATGAAATTCTGCCTGAACAAAGCCCTTTGATATTAAAGTGGGAGGGTATACTGGCCATGCAGCAGGAGAATTATGAACAAGCTCGGGATAAGTTTACGGCAGTACTGAACCGCGCTCCTGAAGACCATATAGCCAGAGCTAATCTGGCCCTGGCACTGGTGCGTCTTGACCAGAAAGCCCAGGCCAGAGTGCTGTTGGCCCAACTAAAAATACAGGTGCCGGATAACCCTCTGGTACAGACCCTTTCCAGAGTTTTACAATGA
- a CDS encoding type II secretion system protein, producing the protein MIKCFNRNYSHLFYAFREARRRDKSHAAGKAMGRQSDYKSVSLGMTLIEIAIVLVVIGLVLGMFLKGRELVVSARVKNAYASYNKIVSAMYTFYDRYGFFPGDGCDAQETDPINCTNSRDGIVAGDETSSFFSLLISVGFLTSRDKKNPLGDEWNAGGSEGEATWLYIPNADLRLVCELDRMADDGLSGEGFIRAGSNDPESEFDGADTYDVTSQDCRDLSGTAAVQIRILP; encoded by the coding sequence ATGATAAAATGCTTTAACAGGAATTATTCCCATCTGTTCTATGCCTTCAGGGAAGCCAGGAGAAGAGACAAATCCCATGCTGCCGGCAAGGCAATGGGCAGGCAAAGTGACTATAAATCCGTCAGCCTGGGGATGACTCTCATTGAAATTGCCATAGTTCTTGTGGTTATTGGGCTGGTTCTGGGAATGTTTTTAAAGGGCCGTGAGCTGGTGGTCAGCGCAAGGGTAAAAAATGCTTACGCATCATATAATAAAATTGTTTCAGCCATGTATACCTTTTATGACAGATATGGCTTTTTTCCAGGAGATGGTTGTGATGCTCAAGAGACAGATCCCATAAATTGTACCAACAGCAGGGATGGTATTGTTGCCGGTGATGAAACCTCATCATTTTTTTCGCTTTTGATTTCTGTGGGTTTCCTGACAAGCCGGGACAAAAAAAATCCCCTGGGTGACGAATGGAATGCAGGAGGCTCAGAAGGGGAGGCAACCTGGCTGTACATACCCAATGCAGACTTGCGTCTGGTATGCGAACTTGATCGTATGGCTGATGACGGTCTGTCCGGAGAAGGATTTATTAGGGCTGGCAGTAATGATCCTGAATCTGAGTTTGATGGAGCTGATACTTATGATGTGACCAGCCAGGACTGCAGAGATCTTTCCGGCACAGCTGCAGTACAAATTAGAATTCTGCCATAG
- a CDS encoding XRE family transcriptional regulator, which translates to MPQPKLSQLLHGSFRGISEAKMIACLNSLGSDVDIVIHKTHQDFSKGHTQVSFA; encoded by the coding sequence ATGCCGCAGCCCAAATTATCCCAGCTCTTACACGGCAGTTTCCGGGGGATAAGTGAGGCAAAAATGATTGCCTGCCTCAATTCTCTTGGCAGCGATGTGGATATTGTTATCCATAAGACGCATCAGGATTTTTCGAAAGGACACACCCAAGTATCATTCGCCTGA